The Mycobacteriales bacterium genome window below encodes:
- a CDS encoding methyl-accepting chemotaxis protein, producing MDHSDRLAGWAAGAAAALSLLAFGAAAVMQQQDAVDYRLSMDMLAFYTGEGVVAALGLLSIPTLRARVAFVAKHSTAITFWMLVLNLSCASGFVSYGGGVSGPFWVLLVPIMVFAGVTLPRVLGGLIGGAAIAGIVLGDWQATRFGSTDTLPQLVLVGLVLAVLPLFVGEVTAMLARVSAAAKTDRDALQARVQELSTALEATARGDLTQDPGRHVVIDATASYAEPLQLLTASLGSTVGNLRGLVDAVRGGGESLATSAAELLATAEETAAGATQQSSAVSETSTTIAELAATAASIADTAGAVAAAAERTLQLVQEGSQAVEQSVASMDRIAGRVEDIATRSVELGEQSQEIGRILGVIDDLSDQTNLLALNAAIEAARAGEHGRGFAVVAAEVRKLAERAQESTGQIQQIVDRIQAGTSAAISASAEGAAEARTGVELARGAVASLSRITGIVDETTTAAKEISIATQQQRSASEQVVAAMNQVSDVSRQYAVGSKQAAAAAAQLSSLANELRGAIAQFRTT from the coding sequence GTGGATCACTCAGATCGACTTGCAGGATGGGCGGCAGGTGCCGCCGCGGCGCTCTCGCTGCTCGCGTTCGGCGCAGCCGCGGTCATGCAGCAGCAGGACGCCGTCGACTACCGGCTGTCGATGGACATGCTGGCGTTCTACACCGGTGAGGGCGTCGTCGCGGCGCTGGGCCTGCTGAGCATCCCGACGCTGCGCGCGCGGGTCGCCTTCGTGGCGAAGCACTCGACCGCGATCACCTTCTGGATGCTGGTGCTCAACTTGTCGTGCGCGAGCGGCTTCGTCAGTTACGGCGGGGGCGTGAGCGGCCCGTTCTGGGTCCTGCTCGTGCCGATCATGGTCTTCGCCGGCGTCACCCTGCCCCGCGTGCTCGGCGGCCTGATCGGCGGCGCCGCCATCGCCGGCATCGTGCTCGGCGACTGGCAGGCCACCCGCTTCGGCAGCACCGACACGCTGCCCCAGCTCGTGCTGGTCGGTCTCGTGCTGGCCGTGCTGCCGCTGTTCGTCGGGGAGGTCACGGCGATGCTGGCCCGCGTCAGCGCGGCCGCGAAGACCGACCGCGACGCGCTGCAGGCCCGCGTGCAGGAGCTGTCCACCGCGCTGGAGGCGACCGCGCGGGGCGACCTCACCCAGGACCCGGGCCGCCACGTCGTCATCGACGCGACCGCCTCCTACGCCGAGCCGCTCCAGCTGCTCACCGCCTCCCTCGGCTCCACGGTCGGCAACCTGCGCGGCCTCGTCGACGCGGTCCGCGGCGGTGGCGAGTCGCTCGCGACCAGTGCCGCCGAGCTGCTCGCGACCGCCGAGGAGACCGCCGCCGGCGCCACCCAGCAGTCGTCAGCGGTGAGCGAGACGTCCACGACCATCGCCGAGCTGGCCGCCACCGCGGCCTCCATCGCCGACACCGCCGGGGCCGTCGCGGCGGCCGCCGAGCGGACCCTCCAGCTCGTCCAAGAGGGCTCGCAAGCCGTCGAGCAGTCGGTCGCCTCGATGGACCGCATCGCCGGCCGTGTCGAGGACATCGCCACCCGCTCGGTCGAGCTCGGCGAGCAGTCGCAGGAGATCGGCCGCATCCTCGGCGTCATCGACGACCTGTCCGACCAGACCAACCTGCTCGCCCTCAACGCCGCGATCGAGGCGGCCCGTGCCGGCGAGCACGGCCGCGGCTTCGCCGTCGTCGCCGCCGAGGTCCGCAAGCTCGCCGAGCGCGCGCAGGAGTCGACCGGCCAGATCCAGCAGATCGTCGACCGCATCCAGGCCGGCACGTCGGCGGCGATCAGCGCCTCGGCGGAGGGCGCGGCCGAGGCCCGCACCGGCGTCGAGCTCGCCCGCGGCGCGGTCGCCTCCCTCAGCCGGATCACCGGCATCGTCGACGAGACGACCACCGCCGCGAAGGAGATCTCCATCGCGACCCAGCAGCAGCGCAGCGCCTCCGAGCAGGTCGTCGCCGCGATGAACCAGGTCAGCGACGTCTCCCGCCAGTACGCCGTCGGCTCCAAGC